One window of Chloroflexota bacterium genomic DNA carries:
- a CDS encoding CHAT domain-containing protein has product MLEATSVVQAYLDITEKLFTGEIDENALPTIAKNLPVLSEKSLYALGQHAENTAPTQPRRAWAIAAVTDAAAQAHPTTPFIQALAAWYLGRAANYWVQPKRVSAAIARARKGFDQASELGWMAACDWQANALAWTKPNVVEAAEILEKALEGLTTAGMDNFVPHCRLSLAYAQIMTGQYETADQNIQASEAYFIGQGDTINQARCWFQQASRLRRQSRFEQAIELLEQAMSVFQRENLQIDIAHTYGQLGLIHLLRADNLSSAVAYFESAAQVFREHTLDLLEATSQSILGSIHVQKGQLSVANEYYQQARIHIIQHAVPGLLADNLNDSGKLNARLGLSQVSLTQYQQAEEIYRQLGLSIQVAIAVFNQGEVYGYLGRYQDSLYYLERAKEQLTNSQNYLRLGTCKRYMAATWLRLGNFTQAHQHLDQAIEDYETVGQKAYISSIYLLRADILFKQSEFIKSVESLEQSLTIANEHALKPQAALAQRLLGEVFTHTGEYERAQQNLEAAYTQCSAMEMLLEQTACLVALGRYYLETDAPWQAQAAFQQALALSQGDFPESDWQAQSGLAELAETQGQTDEALQAYRQGWDALAKIRHNFWQPSLAGSYLQTPARFFDQAIRLSAQHGYAEDALTFIDDSKATTLLRQLAQNHHNRSANSIELETLRGEINWLHEQLREIFQTHNQLKAAILSRQMRSRLAEKTRQYDALLAQLERQGTVATEVAGLSAHFDLDDWRVHAEHYLGQNWLALDYYLTETELFTVIVTPTSCQVHIIPRTPRLALALENTHKANLLSADDLAVLGAALLPAALEAHLTPKTVVLLSPHRELHELPWAALQPGFAAQPFIKLCIPCVVPSLQSLRSLWERAAAADQASLEQGLVVGLSRFPNGQVELPAVRDEMKMLQDKLGPEVGFLLEEQATWGQVQTLREQEPTRGLSRFAWLHFAGHAFSDPLTGRMGGFTLWDGDIRLDQLQDLHPLPQTMIFSACNSIFNYLYAGDEPVGLPTTSLIAGASRVIGSIWPILDHAGHDFTEVFYRYYRTGVSPAQAVALAQRTLIEHGAEMTSWASFTCVGLP; this is encoded by the coding sequence ATGCTTGAGGCCACTTCTGTCGTGCAGGCTTATCTCGATATTACCGAAAAACTGTTCACAGGGGAAATTGATGAAAACGCTCTGCCTACGATTGCCAAAAATCTTCCTGTTCTAAGTGAGAAATCACTATATGCGTTGGGGCAACATGCTGAAAATACTGCTCCAACGCAGCCGCGGCGCGCCTGGGCAATTGCCGCCGTTACCGATGCTGCGGCGCAGGCCCACCCGACCACGCCTTTTATACAAGCCTTGGCGGCCTGGTATTTGGGGCGCGCAGCTAATTATTGGGTACAACCTAAACGTGTAAGCGCTGCCATTGCTCGCGCCCGGAAGGGTTTTGATCAAGCAAGTGAACTCGGTTGGATGGCTGCTTGTGATTGGCAAGCCAACGCCCTGGCATGGACAAAACCCAACGTTGTCGAAGCTGCCGAAATTCTGGAAAAAGCCCTGGAGGGTTTAACCACCGCTGGCATGGATAACTTTGTACCGCATTGCCGCCTGTCGTTGGCTTACGCCCAAATTATGACCGGTCAATATGAAACCGCCGATCAAAATATCCAGGCTAGTGAAGCTTATTTTATAGGCCAGGGGGATACCATCAACCAGGCGCGTTGTTGGTTCCAACAGGCCAGCCGCCTTCGTCGTCAATCCCGTTTCGAGCAGGCAATCGAGTTGCTCGAACAGGCGATGTCCGTCTTCCAACGTGAGAACCTGCAAATCGATATTGCACACACATATGGCCAACTGGGGCTAATCCACCTACTTAGGGCAGATAACCTTTCCAGCGCTGTAGCTTATTTTGAAAGCGCCGCCCAAGTATTCAGAGAACACACTTTAGATTTATTGGAAGCAACCAGTCAATCCATTTTAGGTTCCATCCATGTGCAAAAAGGCCAACTTTCAGTTGCAAATGAGTACTATCAGCAGGCGCGCATCCACATCATCCAGCACGCTGTTCCCGGTTTATTAGCAGATAACCTCAATGATAGTGGAAAACTAAATGCACGCTTGGGTTTATCTCAAGTTAGTCTTACACAGTATCAACAAGCTGAAGAAATTTATCGTCAACTAGGTCTTTCAATACAAGTTGCCATTGCTGTGTTCAATCAGGGGGAGGTATATGGATACCTTGGTCGGTATCAAGACTCGCTATATTATCTAGAACGGGCGAAGGAGCAGCTAACCAACTCCCAAAATTATCTTCGCCTGGGCACATGTAAACGATATATGGCGGCCACCTGGCTGCGATTAGGCAATTTCACGCAAGCACACCAACATCTGGACCAAGCCATTGAAGATTACGAAACCGTCGGGCAAAAAGCCTATATTTCATCTATCTATCTTTTACGGGCCGACATACTCTTTAAACAAAGTGAATTCATAAAAAGTGTCGAATCACTCGAACAATCGCTGACGATTGCCAATGAACATGCCCTAAAACCTCAGGCGGCTTTAGCACAACGCCTTTTGGGTGAAGTATTCACACACACGGGGGAATACGAACGTGCCCAACAGAATTTGGAAGCAGCGTATACCCAATGTAGCGCAATGGAAATGCTGCTGGAACAGACTGCCTGTCTGGTGGCACTGGGCCGTTATTATCTTGAAACCGACGCTCCCTGGCAGGCGCAAGCCGCCTTTCAGCAAGCACTGGCACTCAGTCAAGGCGATTTCCCTGAAAGCGACTGGCAGGCGCAATCCGGGTTGGCTGAATTGGCTGAAACGCAAGGACAAACAGATGAAGCGCTTCAAGCCTATCGGCAGGGATGGGACGCACTTGCCAAAATTCGCCATAATTTCTGGCAACCCAGTTTAGCAGGTTCGTATCTACAAACCCCGGCACGATTTTTCGATCAGGCCATTCGATTGTCCGCACAACATGGGTACGCCGAAGATGCGCTAACATTTATAGATGATAGCAAGGCTACCACGCTGTTGCGGCAACTTGCCCAAAACCATCACAACCGTTCAGCGAACTCCATCGAACTAGAAACGCTGCGCGGTGAGATTAATTGGCTGCATGAGCAACTACGCGAAATATTTCAGACGCATAATCAGCTCAAAGCGGCGATCCTATCACGCCAGATGCGCTCCCGTTTAGCCGAGAAAACCCGTCAATATGATGCACTGCTGGCCCAACTTGAGCGTCAGGGTACAGTTGCTACCGAAGTGGCGGGGCTGTCCGCACATTTTGATCTCGATGACTGGCGTGTACACGCAGAGCATTATCTGGGGCAGAACTGGTTGGCGCTGGATTATTATCTGACGGAAACTGAGTTGTTCACGGTCATTGTCACCCCCACAAGCTGTCAGGTACACATAATCCCGCGTACCCCGCGGCTCGCCCTGGCGCTCGAAAACACCCACAAAGCGAATTTGCTCTCAGCAGATGATCTGGCCGTTTTGGGCGCGGCACTACTCCCAGCGGCGCTTGAAGCGCATCTTACCCCGAAAACCGTTGTACTGCTATCCCCCCATCGTGAGCTGCATGAGCTGCCTTGGGCGGCGTTGCAACCTGGCTTCGCGGCACAGCCCTTTATAAAGTTGTGTATCCCCTGCGTGGTGCCATCGTTGCAAAGCTTGCGTTCACTGTGGGAACGCGCCGCCGCGGCAGATCAAGCATCTCTGGAGCAGGGGTTGGTGGTTGGACTGTCGCGCTTTCCCAATGGGCAAGTGGAATTACCGGCTGTACGCGATGAAATGAAGATGCTGCAAGACAAACTCGGCCCCGAGGTTGGTTTCTTGCTCGAAGAGCAGGCTACCTGGGGGCAGGTTCAAACCTTACGGGAGCAGGAACCCACCCGGGGGTTGTCCCGTTTTGCCTGGCTGCATTTCGCCGGTCACGCCTTTTCGGATCCACTTACCGGACGGATGGGCGGTTTCACGCTTTGGGATGGCGATATCCGTCTGGATCAATTGCAAGACCTTCATCCGCTGCCGCAGACAATGATTTTCTCGGCGTGTAACAGTATTTTCAACTATTTGTATGCGGGGGATGAGCCGGTAGGACTGCCGACCACATCTTTGATTGCCGGAGCCAGCCGCGTGATTGGCAGTATCTGGCCAATCTTGGACCATGCCGGGCATGATTTTACAGAAGTGTTTTATCGTTATTACCGGACGGGGGTTTCACCAGCACAGGCTGTGGCGCTGGCACAACGGACGTTGATTGAGCATGGAGCAGAGATGACATCTTGGGCCAGTTTCACTTGTGTGGGGCTGCCGTAA